The DNA window GTCCAAGAGGGCCGCCCATTTTACGCTTTCCAAATCCTTTCATGGCCTTTTTTGTGACGTTGTAATATTTTAAAAGTTCTTTAACATCCTCATTTTTCATACCCGAACCTCGAGCAATTCTTTTTACACGGGATTGTTTGATCACTTCAGGATGTTCTAGTTCCTGATCAGTCATTGAATCCATCAGGATCTTGTACTTGGAAAGTTTTTCCTCAGTTACCTGTGATGCATTTTTAGGGAGTTTACCTCCAGCACCAGGGATCATGTTCATGACTTGCTGCATTGGACCCATCTTATTCATCATTTCAAACTGGGAATACATATCCTTCAACGTGAACTTACCACTCAACATGGCATCTACAGATCCCATATCTCCCTCTTCTTCTGCAATCTCTTCGGCACGTTCTAAAAGGGTTCGAATATCTCCCATTCCAAGCAGTCTTGAAATGAACCTGTCTGGATCGAAGGCTTCAAAATCTTCAACCCTCTCACCTGTTCCTATGAATTTTATGGGAGCTCCTATTTCAGCAACTGCTGAAAGGGCACCCCCACCTTTGGCCGAACCATCTAGCTTGGTGATGATGATGGACCCTATTTTGGTTGCATTGTTAAATGCAAGGGCCTGTTCTCCTGCCTGTTGGCCAATGGTTCCATCTATAACCATGATCACTTCATCAGGGTCAACAATTGTCGAGAGACTCTCCATCTCAGCGAGGAGATCACTCTCTTCTTTATGTCTTCCTGCAGTGTCAACTATTATTACATCGTTCTTTTTAGCAGCTTT is part of the Methanobacterium lacus genome and encodes:
- a CDS encoding signal recognition particle protein Srp54, whose amino-acid sequence is MLGNLGKNLTKTMKKLAGMAIIDEEVVKEVIKDIQRALIQSDVNIKLVLNLSKTIEDRSLNEEPPKGVTPKEHVVRIVYEELVNLLGSSAQEVEIDKRPYKILFMGLQGSGKTTSIGKLTKYLQKKGFNPAIVSTDTWRPAAYEQLLQLTEPMNVPVYGDHENKDALDLARTGLKAAKKNDVIIVDTAGRHKEESDLLAEMESLSTIVDPDEVIMVIDGTIGQQAGEQALAFNNATKIGSIIITKLDGSAKGGGALSAVAEIGAPIKFIGTGERVEDFEAFDPDRFISRLLGMGDIRTLLERAEEIAEEEGDMGSVDAMLSGKFTLKDMYSQFEMMNKMGPMQQVMNMIPGAGGKLPKNASQVTEEKLSKYKILMDSMTDQELEHPEVIKQSRVKRIARGSGMKNEDVKELLKYYNVTKKAMKGFGKRKMGGPLGQMMKQMMR